From the genome of Sphingopyxis sp. DBS4:
TCGGCGGCAAGGTCGCGGGGCTCGTCCAGTATAAGGCCGGCCGCTTCGACGCGACCTTCGGCGCGGCGTGGGAAAAGCGCGGCGCCTTCTACGACGGCGAAGGGCGCCGCGTCGGGCTCAACCTGACGCAGGGCGAGACGCAGGATTCGCGAACGCTGTCGCTCTTCGCGCGCCTCGGCTATGAAGTGTCGCCGACCGCGCGGCTCGACCTGATCGCCAGCCGCTACGAGCTCAAGGGCGACGGCGATTATGTCGCGGTCGCGGGCAACCGCGCGCTCGGCATCCCGACGAGCGCGGTGCGCGGCGATCCGCCGGGCGAACCGGCGCGGAACCGCACCGAAAGCGTCGCGCTGTCGCTGACCGACACCGACCTTGGCGGCGGCAATTTCGTCAGCCAGATCTTCTTCAACCGCAGCCGCGACACCTTCGGCGGCGAGATCGACCCGATCGCGACCTTCCAGGACCCGGCGATCGCGCCGCAAGGCACCTTGTTCGACCAGTCGCAGAATCGCAGCCGCAAGCTCGGCGCCAAATTCAGCTATGAGCGCGCGGTCCCCGGCTTCGAGGCGCTGACCGTCACCCTCGGCTTCGACGCGCTCGTCGACAAGACTGAGCAGGCGTTGATCGCAACCGATCGCGTCTGGGTGCCGCCGAGCGATTTCCGCAGCCTCGCCCCCTTCGGACAGGCAAACCTCAAGCTGTTCGATGGGCTCGTCCGCCTCGCGGGCGGGGTGCGCTGGGAAAATGTGAAGATCAAAATCGCCGATTATCACACCCTCGCCTCGACCACCTATGTCGCCTGCACCGCGACCGTCACCACCAATTGCGGCCTTTCGACCTATGGCGGCGTCGACGTCGCAGGCGGCAAGCCCAAGTTCGACGACCTCCTGATCAACGGCGGCGTCATCATCGAGCCGTGGCAGGGCATCCGCGCCTATGCGAGCTATGCCGAGGGCTTCACCGTCCCCGACATCGGCCGCATCACCCGCGCGGTGAAGACCGCCGGGATCGATATCGACAATTATCTCGACATCTCGCCGATCGTCTCGAACAACCGCGAGATTGGCGTCGAGCTGAAGCGCGGCCCACTCGACGCGAGCGCGACCTATTTCTGGTCGTCGAGCGACAAGGGCCAGCTCCTCATCGCCCGCCCCGACCGCATCTTCGACGTCCAGCGCCAGCGCGTCGAGATTCAGGGCCTCGAGCTCAACCTGCGGGTGGCGCTGCCGGTCGACGGCCTCAGGGTCGGCGTCGGCTACGCCCACCTCAAGGGCCGCTACGACAGTGACAGCGTCAATCCCGACGGGATCGTCGACACCGACCTCGACGGCAGCAACATCTCGCCCGACCGCCTGAACCTCAACGCGAGCTACAACAAGGGGCCCGTCTCGGCGCTCGTGCAGACGCAATTCTTCCTGAAGCGGGACTTCCACGGCAAGGCGAACCCCAGCCCGCTCAATAATTTCGGCGGCTATGCGATCACCGACGCGAGCCTGCGTTATCAGACCGGCTTCGGCGGGCTCAGCCTGTCGGTGCAGAATCTGTTCGACAAATTCTATATCGACTATTCGAGCGATACGCGCGAAGCGACCGACGCACCGGTCGCGGCCTATTTCGCGGGCCGCGGGCGGACCTTCACGCTGGGGTGGGATTACCGGTTCTGATGATGCAGTTGCTCGACACGCTCCACCGCTGGACCGGCGGCCTGATCGGCCTCGTGCTCGCGCTCATGGGCCTGTCGGGCACGATCCTGCTTCACGAGACGAGCTGGATCGCCCTGCCGCACAGCAACGACGCGCTGCGCGGCGACCTGCCGACCGTTGTCGCCGCGACCGAGCGACTGATGGCGATGCCGGGCGCGCAGGGCATCATTTTCGCCGACGAGCGCTTCGGGCTCCACCAGCTCCGCTTGGGCAAGGAAGCGGGCGCCTATGCCAGCCAGTCGGGCGAGATCGTCACCCGCTGGGCGAGCCAATGGGAGCGGCCCGAGCTCTGGATTTTCGACTTCCACCATCATCTCTTCGCGGGCGACAGCGGCGAATGGGTGATCGGCATCGCGGGGCTGTGCGGGATCTTCTTCGTGATCAGCGGCGCGATCCTGTGGTGGCGGACGCGGAAGACCTTCCGGTTCCGGCTGTGGCCCAAACGGATGAGCCGCCCGGCGATCGTCATGCATCACCGCGATCTTGGTATCGTCGTTGCGCCGCTGCTGCTGCTGTCGGTGGTCACCGGGACGATGATGATCTTTCAGCCCTTCGCGATGGCGATGATCGCCCCCTTCGGCTCGCCCGCAGAGGCCGCCAGGGCGATGAAGCCGCCGAAATACGAGAGCGGGCCGCTTGCAACGCAGCCCGATTATGCCGCGATGCTGACCGAGGCGCGCCGCCGCTTCCCAGATGCCGAATTCCGTATCCTCAGCCTGCCGCGCAAGGCCGGCGATCCGATCATGCTCCGGATGCGCCAGCAGGCCGAGTGGCTGCCCAACGGCCGCTCGACCTTGTGGTTCGACGCCGCGACGGGCAAGCTGCTCGGCGCGCGCGACGCGCTGGCGATGCCGAGCGGCGCGCAGGCGTTCAACAAGGCCTTCCCGATCCACGCCGCCAAGGTCGGCGGCCTGCCGTGGCGCCTGGTGATGACGATTTCGGGCCTGTCGCTGACGATGCTCGGCAGCTTGGCGGTGTGGACCTTCTGGTTCCGGCGCCCGAAGCCCGCGAAGCGGGTGATGAAGACAGCGGCGCTGGCGGCTTCCTGATATTCGCGCAGAGACGCGGAATTAGCGGAGTTTTTGGTTCACGCGGAGACGCGGAGACGCGGAGAACATCGCTCGGGCCGGCAGGCACCTTCGTTCCTGCTGCATGGCGTTCATTGCCACGTTGCGGGAATAAGCCGCTTCGCGGCCAACACTGTCTCTCCGCGCCTCCGCGTCTCCGCGTGAACCCCATCCTTCCTCTCTGCACCTTTGCGCGCATTCTCCCTTGCTCGCTTTCCTATTTCCCGCGGCGCCCTATATCCTCCCCAGCCCATGACCCGCGCCCGCGTCCTTCTTCTGACCGCTGCTCTCGGCCCGCTCGACTATCGCGTGCCCTATAGCACCGACGCGCCGCTCGGCAGCGTCGTCGTCGCGCCGCTGGGGCCGCGGCGGATGGGCGGCGTCGTGTGGGAGGATGAGAGCTTCGGCGCGCCTGAAGCCGTCGGCGACAATCGCCTGCGTAACCTGTTCGAGGTCGTGCCGGTGCCCCCCGTCCCCGCGCCGCTCCGCCGTCTCGTCGAATGGACGAGCGACTATTATCTCGCGCCTCCCGGCGCGGTGCTGCGGATGGTGCTGCCCGGCGCCGCCTTCGCCGACGCGCGCCGCCCGATCGTAGAATATCGCGCCACCGGCGAAGTCCCCAAGCGCATGACTCCGCAGCGCACCGTTGCGCTCGAAAAGATCGGCGACCGGCAAGGCATCGTCCGCGAACTCGCCGGACTCGCCGAGGTCAGCGAAGCGGTGATCCGCGGTCTCGTCCAGACCGGCGCGCTCGAAGCGGTCGCCGTCTCGGCCGACCAGCCCTATCCGCAGCCCCACCCCGCCTTCGCCCCGCCCGCACTTTCTGTCGAACAGACCGCCGCCGCCGGCCAGCTCCGCGATGCGGTCGACGCCGCGAAATTCGAGACGCTGCTGCTCGATGGCGTCACCGGATCGGGCAAGACCGAGGTTTATATGGAGGCGATCGCCGCCGCGATCGATGCGGGCAAGCAGGCGCTGGTCCTGCTCCCCGAAATCGCGCTGACCGAGCCGATGCTGACGCGTTTCGCGGCACGGTTCGGCTGCGAGCCCGTGGCGTGGCATTCGGGCCTCCGCTCGACCGAACGCCGCCGCGCGTGGCACAGCATCGCGGCCGGCGAGGCGAAGATCGTGGTCGGCGCACGCTCGGCGCTGTTCCTCCCTTATGCCGCCCTCGGCGTCATCGTCGTCGACGAGGCGCATGAGACGAGCTTCAAGCAAGAGGACGGCGTCCATTATCACGCGCGTGACGTCGCGGTGATGCGCGGGCATTTCGAGGGATTGCCGGTGATCCTCGCGAGCGCGACCCCCGCGCTCGAAAGCCTCGCGCAGGTCGAGGCAGGCCGCTATCGCCACATCATCCTCCCCGCACGCTACGGCGGCGCGACGCTGCCCGACCTCGCCGCGATCGATATGCGGAGCGATCCGCCCGATCGCGGCCGCTGGCTCGCGCCGCCGCTCGTCGACGCCCTCGCCGACCGGCTGCACAAGGGCGAGCAGAGCCTGCTCTTTCTGAACCGCCGGGGCTTCGCGCCGCTGACCCTCTGCCGCACCTGCGGGCACCGCATCCAATGCCCGAACTGCACCGCGTGGATGGTCGAGCATCGGCTCGTCCACCGTCTCGCCTGCCACCATTGCGGCCATGTCATGCCGCCGCCGCGGCTCTGCCCCGAGTGCGAGGACGAGGACAGCCTCGTCGCCTGCGGCCCCGGCGTCGAGCGCGTCGCCGACGAGGTCGCGCTGCGCTTCCCCGAGGCGCGCACCGCGATCGTCACCAGCGACACCCTCTGGTCGCCCGCCAAGGCCGCCGAGTTCGTCGAGGCGGTCGAGGGCGGGCTGGTCGACATCATCATCGGCACGCAGCTCGTCACCAAGGGCTATCATTTCCCCAACCTGACTCTCGTCGGCGTCGTCGATGCCGATCTCGGCCTCGACGGCGGCGACCTGCGCGCGTCCGAGCGCACCTTCCAGCAGATCGCGCAGGTCGCGGGCCGCGCCGGGCGCGGGGTCAAGCCCGGCGAAGTGCTGATCCAGACACGCGTTCCGGACGCCCCCGTCATGACGGCGCTCGTCGCGAACGACCGCGAAGGCTTCTACGCCGCCGAGGCCGCCGCGCGGCGCCACGCGGGGGCGCCGCCCTATGGCCGCTTCGCCGCGCTCGTCATCTCGTCCGAGGATATCGAGGTCGCGCGCGGGGTGGCGCAGCGGCTGGGGCAAAAGGCGCCGGCCGCCGACGGCCTCGCCATCTATGGCCCCGCCCCCGCGCCGCTGGCGATGCTGCGCGGCCGCCACCGCTTCCGCCTGCTGCTCCACGCCCCGCGCAGCTTCGACCTGCAAGGCACGATCCGCGACTGGGTGAACCGCATCGACTGGCCTGCGAAGGCGCGCCTCGCGATCGACATCGACCCCTATAGTTTCGTATAAAGCTCCGGGAACTTTACAGCGGCAGGCCGCGCTGGCAGCATTGCCGCTCGAAAAGGGGGCGGGCATGACAAGAAAGATGGTTTCGATCCTGGTTGCCGGGATCGCGATGTTCGGCGCGGTGTCGCCGGCCGATGCGAAATGGCTTCGCGCCGACACCGGCAATTTCATCATCTATAGCGAAGGCAATGAAAAATCGCTTCGCGATTTCGCCGTCACGCTCGAGCGCTTCGACATGACGCTTCGCCTTCGTTTCAAACAGTCCGGCGAAAGGGATCCCAATCGCCTCACCATCTATCTCGTCAAACATGCCGAGGATGCCGGCACGCTAATGACGGGCAAGACGGGCTCGATGATCGCGGGATTCTACACTCCCCATCCGGAGGGCAGCTACGCCGTCTCGAACCGCGACAGCGACTTCATCCAGGGAACGTCGGAAGCGCAGCAGACGCTGTTTCACGAATATAGCCATCATTTCATGATGCGGTATCTGCCGGCCGCCTTTCCGGCGTGGTTCGTCGAGGGCTTCGCCGAATATCTGTCGACCGTCGACTTCACCGCGGACGGCAAGGCTAAGATCGGCAACCCGCCCCAGCAGCGCGCCTACAGCCTGCTCAGGACGCCGGAGATTCCAGCGGAAACCCTGCTCTTTCAGCGCCCCGGCGAACTGCGCGACGCAGCCAAGATCGACGGCTATTACGGTCGCTCCTGGCTGCTCACCCATATGCTGTTCAGCGATCCCGCGCGCGACGGTCAACTCAGCGCCTATGTCGATGCGATCAACAGCGGGGTCGATCCCAAGGAAGCGGCGACCAAGGCCTTCGGTGATCTGGCGAAGCTCGACCGCGATCTCAATCGCTACATGAGCAGCCTCCTGTCCGTTCGCCTCACCAACGACCCTGTCCCGGTCGCGGGCCAGGTCGCCATAACCCCGCTGTCGGCCGCCGCCGATGCGATGCTGCCGCTGCAACTGGAACGAAAAAGTGCGAAGGACGACCCCGAACGGCTCGCCCCGGTGCGCGATGCGCTTGCGAAGCTGACCGTGCAATATCCCGGCGATGCCGGCATATGGTATGAATTCGCGATGGCGGAATGGGGCATGGGGAAGGAAAAGCGTGACGCCGCCGCCGCGCGCGACGCCGTCGACAAGGCGCTGGCGATCGCGCCGCAGCATGTCGGGGCCAACCTTCTGCTCGGCCGCATGATGCTCGCGGACCTCGCGGAGAAAGACGATGTCTCGGCGGCGGACTGGAACGCCGCGCGCAAACCGATCATCCGCGCGAATCGGGCCGACCCCGACGATCCGGCCCCGCTCTTCGCTTATTACCGGAGTTTTGCCGACGAAGGGGTCGCGCCGCCGCCGGTCGCCGTCGACGGCCTCGCGCACGCGTTCGAGCTCGCGCCCGAAAATATGCAGACGCGCATCAGCTACGCCTATGCACTGGCCGCGCAGGGGCAGGTCGACACCGCGATCCGGCTCGCGAAAGTCGTCGCTTTCGATCCGCACGATCGCGGCGACGGCGTCGGCCTTCTCGAGCAGCTCGAAGCCATGCGGAGGGGTGGACGGAAGGACGCGCCGGCGTCGGCCGAGCCAGCCGACGACGCTCAATAATCGGGTTCGGCGCCGCCGAGAACCTGCTCGGCCTGCCTGGTCAGCCACGCCATCGCCGCCGCCCAGGGCTGGTGCCCGTGGCTGATCCGCGCGACGCCGAGCGCCGCGAGTTCCTTGTGCGTCGGCCCTGCTTTCGCGCGCAATATATTGACCGGCAGCGGCGAGGCTTCGCAGATCGCGCCGATGCAGCGCGCATCGCCGAGGAAGGGCACGAACAACGA
Proteins encoded in this window:
- a CDS encoding TonB-dependent receptor — protein: MNRKWIVAALLSSAFSVPAFAQDAAPVDEAARDDSIVVTAARTILPPNALPLTIDLIGKDTLDQQLAISGSVTDAVSNLTPSFSPTRQKLSGSGESLRGRSPLYAINGIPQSTPMRDGSRDGFTIDGFFVDRVELIYGSNALQGIGGTGGIVNQVTVGAPREEGLGGRFLLQGTADDGFSGDGLGGKVAGLVQYKAGRFDATFGAAWEKRGAFYDGEGRRVGLNLTQGETQDSRTLSLFARLGYEVSPTARLDLIASRYELKGDGDYVAVAGNRALGIPTSAVRGDPPGEPARNRTESVALSLTDTDLGGGNFVSQIFFNRSRDTFGGEIDPIATFQDPAIAPQGTLFDQSQNRSRKLGAKFSYERAVPGFEALTVTLGFDALVDKTEQALIATDRVWVPPSDFRSLAPFGQANLKLFDGLVRLAGGVRWENVKIKIADYHTLASTTYVACTATVTTNCGLSTYGGVDVAGGKPKFDDLLINGGVIIEPWQGIRAYASYAEGFTVPDIGRITRAVKTAGIDIDNYLDISPIVSNNREIGVELKRGPLDASATYFWSSSDKGQLLIARPDRIFDVQRQRVEIQGLELNLRVALPVDGLRVGVGYAHLKGRYDSDSVNPDGIVDTDLDGSNISPDRLNLNASYNKGPVSALVQTQFFLKRDFHGKANPSPLNNFGGYAITDASLRYQTGFGGLSLSVQNLFDKFYIDYSSDTREATDAPVAAYFAGRGRTFTLGWDYRF
- a CDS encoding primosomal protein N', whose product is MTRARVLLLTAALGPLDYRVPYSTDAPLGSVVVAPLGPRRMGGVVWEDESFGAPEAVGDNRLRNLFEVVPVPPVPAPLRRLVEWTSDYYLAPPGAVLRMVLPGAAFADARRPIVEYRATGEVPKRMTPQRTVALEKIGDRQGIVRELAGLAEVSEAVIRGLVQTGALEAVAVSADQPYPQPHPAFAPPALSVEQTAAAGQLRDAVDAAKFETLLLDGVTGSGKTEVYMEAIAAAIDAGKQALVLLPEIALTEPMLTRFAARFGCEPVAWHSGLRSTERRRAWHSIAAGEAKIVVGARSALFLPYAALGVIVVDEAHETSFKQEDGVHYHARDVAVMRGHFEGLPVILASATPALESLAQVEAGRYRHIILPARYGGATLPDLAAIDMRSDPPDRGRWLAPPLVDALADRLHKGEQSLLFLNRRGFAPLTLCRTCGHRIQCPNCTAWMVEHRLVHRLACHHCGHVMPPPRLCPECEDEDSLVACGPGVERVADEVALRFPEARTAIVTSDTLWSPAKAAEFVEAVEGGLVDIIIGTQLVTKGYHFPNLTLVGVVDADLGLDGGDLRASERTFQQIAQVAGRAGRGVKPGEVLIQTRVPDAPVMTALVANDREGFYAAEAAARRHAGAPPYGRFAALVISSEDIEVARGVAQRLGQKAPAADGLAIYGPAPAPLAMLRGRHRFRLLLHAPRSFDLQGTIRDWVNRIDWPAKARLAIDIDPYSFV
- a CDS encoding PepSY domain-containing protein; this encodes MQLLDTLHRWTGGLIGLVLALMGLSGTILLHETSWIALPHSNDALRGDLPTVVAATERLMAMPGAQGIIFADERFGLHQLRLGKEAGAYASQSGEIVTRWASQWERPELWIFDFHHHLFAGDSGEWVIGIAGLCGIFFVISGAILWWRTRKTFRFRLWPKRMSRPAIVMHHRDLGIVVAPLLLLSVVTGTMMIFQPFAMAMIAPFGSPAEAARAMKPPKYESGPLATQPDYAAMLTEARRRFPDAEFRILSLPRKAGDPIMLRMRQQAEWLPNGRSTLWFDAATGKLLGARDALAMPSGAQAFNKAFPIHAAKVGGLPWRLVMTISGLSLTMLGSLAVWTFWFRRPKPAKRVMKTAALAAS